In one window of Pristiophorus japonicus isolate sPriJap1 chromosome 9, sPriJap1.hap1, whole genome shotgun sequence DNA:
- the LOC139274128 gene encoding histone H2A type 2-C-like — translation MSGRGKTSGKARAKAKSRSSRAGLQFPVGRVHRLLRKGNYAERVGAGAPVYMAAVLEYLTAEILELAGNAARDNKKTRIIPRHLQLAIRNDEELNKLLGKVTIAQGGVLPNIQAVLLPEKPTVKLGPTPSLVPPGPDCSSLWAVFRDSCEMGTMLSVWVPESRSYMAAVLEYLTAEILELAGNAARDNKKIRNIPRHLQLAIRNDEELNKLLGKLRAEAEGV, via the exons atgtctggaagaggaaaaaccagcggtaaagctcgggccaaggccaagtctcgctcctcccgggcaggactgcagttccctgtgggccgtgttcacaggctcctgcgtaaggggaactacgctgagcgtgtgggtgccggagccccggtctacatggctgctgtgctcgagtatctgaccgctgaaatcctggagctggctggCAACGCGGCCcgtgacaacaagaagacccgcatcatccccagacacctgcagctggccatccgcaacgacgaggagctcaacaagctgctgggaaaggtgaccatcgctcagggcggggtgctgcctaatatccaggctgtgctgctgccc gaaaaaccgacggtaaagctcgggccaacgcCAAGTCTcgttcctcccgggccggactgcagttccctgtgggccgtgttcagagACTCCTGTGAAATGGGAACtatgctgagcgtgtgggtgccggagtccCGGtcttacatggctgctgtgctcgagtatctgaccgctgaaatcctggagctggccggcaacgcggcccgcgacaacaagaagatccGCAACATCCCCaggcacctgcagctggccatccgcaacgacgaggagctcaataagctgctgggaaag CTCCGAGCCGAGGCAGAGGGAGTCTAG